One segment of Sesamum indicum cultivar Zhongzhi No. 13 linkage group LG4, S_indicum_v1.0, whole genome shotgun sequence DNA contains the following:
- the LOC105160653 gene encoding ATP-dependent 6-phosphofructokinase 4, chloroplastic, with protein sequence METTLTSASHSLSVSWPPSSSTRRFASVSSFSFVKLGITKQSSLGRKLISRQNCLTKVRASTDGAVNVKGEQNDDFVLEDVPHLTNFLPDLPSYPSPLKKSQAYAIVKRTFVSPEDMVAQKIVVQKDSPRGIHFRRAGPREKVYFKPEEVRACIVTCGGLCPGINTVMREIVCGLSNMYGVNGVLGIQGGYRGFYSKNTIQLTSKSVNDIHKRGGTFLQTSRGGHDTNKIVDNIQDRGINQVYIIGGDGTQKGAAAIYKEVERRGLKVAVAGIPKTIDNDIAVIDKSFGFDTAVEEAQRAINAAHVEVESVENGVGIVKLMGRYSGFIAMHATLASRDVDCCLIPESPFYLEGQGGLFEFVEERLKENGHMVIVLAEGAGQEYVAQSWHAAAEKDASGNRLLLDVGLWLTQKIKDHFTNVRKMAINMKYIDPTYMIRAIPSNASDNIYCTLLAQNAVHGAMAGYTGFTVGPVNSRHAYIPINRVTETQNTVKLTDRMWARLLTSTNQPSFLSCEVVQERVNAEIFDEINSMKITSI encoded by the exons ATGGAAACCACCCTCACCTCCGcctctcattctctctctgTTTCGTGGCCCCCCAGTTCTTCTACGCGAAGGTTCGCTTCAGTTTCTTCTTTCAGTTTTGTGAAACTTGGCATCACGAAGCAGTCGTCTCTCGGGAGAAAGTTGATTTCGCGCCAAAACTGTTTGACCAAAGTCCGAGCCTCAACCGACGGCGCTGTCAATGTGAAGGGGGAGCAGAATGACGATTTCGTCCTCGAAGACGTCCCGCACCTAACCAATTTCCTCCCTGACTTACCG TCATACCCAAGTCCGTTGAAGAAATCGCAAGCTTATGCCATCGTAAA GAGAACATTTGTGAGCCCTGAAGATATGGTGGCACAGAAG ATTGTTGTTCAGAAGGACAGCCCCAGAGGAATACATTTTCGGCGTGCAGGGCCCCGTGAAAAG gtGTACTTTAAGCCAGAGGAAGTGCGTGCATGTATCGTCACATGTGGGGGTTTATGCCCTGGAATTAATACAGTGATGCGGGAAATAGTTTGTGGTTTGAGTAACATGTACGGAGTAAATGGGGTCCTTGGAATTCAG GGAGGATATAGAGGGTTCTACTCAAAAAATACTATCCAGTTGACTTCAAAATCTGTAAATGATATTCATAAACGTGGTGGAACTTTCCTGCAAACTTCAAGAGGAGGTCATGATACCAATAAGATAGTTGACAATATTCAGGATCGGGGAATAAACCAG GTTTACATAATTGGAGGGGATGGTACTCAAAAAGGCGCAGCTGCAATTTATAAG GAAGTGGAAAGGCGTGGGCTTAAAGTGGCAGTAGCTGGAATTCCCAAGACAATTGATAATGATATTGCT GTGATAGACAAATCATTTGGCTTTGATACTGCTGTAGAGGAGGCTCAGAGGGCCATAAATGCTGCACATGTGGAGGTTGAGAGCGTGGAAAATGGAGTTGGAATTGTGAAGCTTATGGGGCGCTACAGTG GATTCATTGCTATGCATGCAACATTGGCGAGTCGCGATGTG GATTGTTGCTTAATACCCGAGTCCCCATTCTATTTGGAAGGGCAGGGTGGGCTGTTTGAGTTTGTTGAGGAGAGGCTCAAGGAAAATGGGCATATGGTGATTGTGCTGGCTGAGGGTGCAGGACAGGAATATGTTGCTCAGAGCTGGCATGCAGCtgctgaaaaagatgcatctGGGAACCGGTTACTTTTGGATGTTGGCCTCTGGTTAACACAAAAGATTAAG GATCACTTCACAAATGTGCGGAAGATGGCAatcaatatgaaatatatag ATCCTACATATATGATTCGAGCAATTCCTAGTAATGCATCGGATAACATCTACTGCACACTTCTTGCTCAAAATGCCGTTCATGGAGCCATGGCAGGATATACTGGCTTCACTGTTGGGCCTGTAAACAGCAGACATGCCTATATTCCAATCAAT CGAGTAACAGAGACACAAAATACGGTGAAATTGACAGACCGAATGTGGGCTCGACTTCTTACATCCACAAATCAACCTAGTTTTCTGAGTTGTGAGGTTGTGCAGGAAAGAGTTAATGCGGAGATCTTTGATGAGATCAACAGTATGAAGATTACTTCGATATAG